One segment of Rosa chinensis cultivar Old Blush chromosome 6, RchiOBHm-V2, whole genome shotgun sequence DNA contains the following:
- the LOC112169663 gene encoding uncharacterized protein At4g38062 isoform X1 translates to MENVYKELDNVKAEMERLKAELRVEKGISDTLKKSHSEQLIKFQQAKREVEKQAQELNVKLDEISQVRKVSETLQSCLHEKESSLRHLSSLHEKLRADCELKLKKLEGENKELAFAFDEVSEKNKQLEQNACASSREIEGLKRRLLTTESKCYEAEQKAQAAKDLRQRDDIIMNLEEENRNAQDQLKWKKEQFKHLEEAHRRLQDQFKLNKDEWERGKSALIEEISLLQTSLDSKTRILTDIQKRLQMCNQALAREESMRKFLEVEISEFKSRYEDVFAQCQQERSKFESLTVQRDEEIAKLRNSIGTRDTSTKEMEFRIAHLEQENQELRESLKELQESQIRNAGATSLTKLRNKIRGLEQAHSNCSRNLKAKESEWSYQIEKMNGVLNGYNSELKGKEKQIQETELELESCQSMIEVLSEEISIILTIFKSEFLEAFSKNSDPKAEVELCGEMDNKISVFTAQLEMKDCDFRKVLLDLEQEHEQVEILMKRVRSLELTEQRQNNKEEELKQHKNMLEELSVHQLYLKGQFLLMEGEKQDISETLEKVNLELAEKICEISRLEDELKSWKSSAESLKICCEENQEKCRQIEDSIPVQTKNEEILKNERESLISIIKEKNNTLEVLQQQIVLLAAKNEEVEACTQDKENLIQNAKDKDSCIENLHKDISQLEQECIRREMEATILARFEAEKCVGRDKERLFKVISEKDQNIQSLEVYAVSLEQDLTTVLTSSFAEVVENLVTIDVLTEALKKAKHMSELQIEHRNKRIVDLEKEVTGSRQRLIHQEEALFHLKQQVEELEALLEAKKLETNKLMVEQRISEGIVKQLEYEKAILLQDTTKLSKERENIFVHLEEFCDRIGELTYEDTRMMDVLEAMLQGFKEEVGPPVGLTVDNLLYDSTQENESTTISASARKIEASAGRLPLKEMNLR, encoded by the coding sequence ATGGAGAATGTTTATAAAGAATTAGACAATGTCAAAGCAGAGATGGAGAGGCTCAAGGCTGAGCTTCGGGTTGAGAAGGGAATTTCTGACACTTTGAAGAAATCTCACAGTGAGCagctgatcaagttccaacaaGCTAAGCGGGAGGTTGAGAAACAAGCTCAAGAGCTAAATGTCAAGCTTGATGAAATTTCTCAAGTAAGGAAAGTCTCTGAAACCCTCCAATCTTGTTTGCATGAAAAAGAATCATCTCTTAGGCATTTGAGTTCTTTGCATGAAAAGCTCCGAGCTGATTGTGAGCTGAAGCTGAAAAAACTGgaaggagagaataaagaatTGGCATTTGCGTTTGATGAAGTTtcagaaaaaaacaaacaactGGAGCAGAATGCTTGTGCCAGTAGTCGGGAGATTGAGGGCCTTAAGAGACGCTTATTGACTACAGAAAGCAAGTGTTACGAGGCAGAGCAAAAGGCCCAAGCAGCCAAAGATCTGAGGCAGAGAGATGATATAATAATGAACTTAGAGGAGGAGAATAGAAATGCTCAAGATcaattgaaatggaagaaagaGCAGTTTAAACATCTTGAAGAAGCACATAGAAGGCTACAAGATCAGTTTAAGTTGAATAAAGATGAGTGGGAGAGGGGCAAATCAGCCCTGATTGAAGAGATCTCTTTGTTGCAGACAAGCTTGGATTCCAAAACTAGAATTCTTACAGATATCCAAAAACGTTTACAGATGTGCAACCAAGCTTTAGCTCGTGAAGAAAGTATGAGGAAGTTTTTGGAGGTTGAAATATCCGAATTCAAATCACGTTATGAGGATGTCTTTGCTCAGTGCCAACAAGAAAGGTCAAAGTTTGAAAGCTTAACTGTTCAAAGGGATGAAGAGATTGCGAAGCTAAGAAACTCAATTGGAACAAGAGATACATCAACAAAAGAAATGGAATTCAGAATTGCTCACCTTGAGCAAGAGAATCAGGAATTAAGAGAATCTCTTAAAGAGCTGCAGGAATCTCAGATCAGAAATGCTGGGGCCACTTCACTCACAAAGCTTCGGAACAAGATTAGGGGTTTGGAGCAGGCACACAGTAACTGTTCCAGAAATTTAAAAGCAAAAGAATCTGAATGGAGTTACCAAATAGAGAAGATGAACGGAGTTTTAAATGGGTATAACTCTGAGTTGAAGGGTAAGGAGAAACAAATACAGGAAACTGAGTTGGAGCTAGAGAGCTGCCAGTCTATGATCGAGGTTTTAAGTGAAGAGATTTCAATAATACTCACAATCTTCAAATCGGAATTTTTGGAGGCGTTCTCCAAAAATTCTGATCCAAAAGCCGAAGTGGAGTTGTGTGGTGAAATGGATAACAAGATCTCTGTATTTACTGCACAGTTGGAGATGAAGGACTGTGATTTTAGAAAAGTTCTTCTTGATCTTGAACAAGAACATGAGCAAGTAGAAATATTGATGAAGAGGGTAAGGTCCTTGGAACTTACTGAACAGAGGCAGAATAACAAGGAGGAAGAGctaaaacaacacaaaaatatGCTCGAGGAGTTGTCTGTTCATCAACTTTACCTGAAAGGCCAATTTTTGCTGATGGAAGGTGAGAAACAAGATATTTCTGAGACTTTAGAAAAGGTGAATCTTGAGTTGGCTGAGAAAATTTGTGAAATAAGTCGATTAGAAGACGAATTAAAGAGTTGGAAGTCAAGTGCTGAAAGCTTGAAAATTTGCTgtgaagaaaatcaagaaaaatgtcGACAAATAGAGGATTCAATCCCTGTACaaacaaagaatgaagaaaTCCTTAAGAATGAAAGAGAAAGCCTCATCTCCATTATCAAAGAGAAAAACAATACACTTGAAGTTCTGCAGCAGCAGATAGTCCTATTAGCAGCAAAGAATGAGGAAGTGGAAGCCTGCACACAAGACAAAGAGAACCTTATCCAAAATGCAAAGGACAAGGACAGCTGCATAGAAAATCTCCACAAAGATATCTCACAGCTGGAACAAGAGTGCATAAGAAGAGAAATGGAAGCGACAATTCTAGCAAGGTTTGAGGCAGAGAAATGTGTTGGACGAGATAAAGAGAGGCTTTTCAAGGTTATCAGTGAGAAAGATCAGAACATACAAAGTCTTGAGGTATATGCAGTATCATTAGAGCAAGACTTGACTACTGTTTTAACTTCCTCCTTTGCTGAAGTTGTAGAAAATCTAGTTACAATTGATGTGCTTACTGAAGCTTTGAAGAAGGCCAAGCATATGTCAGAGCTACAGATTGAACATAGGAACAAAAGAATTGTTGATTTGGAGAAAGAAGTAACTGGTTCACGCCAAAGATTGATACATCAGGAGGAAGCCTTGTTCCATCTTAAACAACAGGTGGAGGAACTTGAAGCATTATTGGAAGCCAAGAAACTGGAAACCAATAAGTTGATGGTTGAACAGAGGATTTCGGAAGGCATAGTCAAGCAGCTTGAATATGAAAAAGCTATCCTCCTTCAAGACACCACAAAGCTatcaaaagaaagagagaatatTTTTGTTCATCTTGAAGAATTTTGTGATCGTATCGGTGAGCTCACTTATGAGGATACAAGGATGATGGATGTTTTAGAAGCAATGCTGCAAGGATTTAAGGAAGAGGTTGGACCACCAGTAGGTTTAACAGTCGATAATTTGCTCTATGATTCTACCCAAGAGAATGAAAGCACTACAATTTCTGCGTCAGCAAGAAAAATTGAAGCTAGTGCTGGAAGATTACCACTGAAAGAGATGAATCTTCGGTAG
- the LOC112172846 gene encoding magnesium-dependent phosphatase 1: MGDEKVKAEALELLGMFQVLPRLVVFDLDYTLWPFYCECRSKRDMPSLYHDGRGILYALKEKGIDLAIASRSPTADIAETFLDKLSIKSMFVAKEIFSSWTHKTDHFRKIQSRTGVPFNSMLFFDDENRNIQAVSKMGVTSILVNEGVHIGALRQGLTKYSENVNISEKNKQKWRTKFSQNSNSSKKNESEDK, encoded by the exons ATGGGGGACGAGAAGGTGAAGGCAGAGGCTTTAGAGTTACTGGGAATGTTCCAAGTGCTTCCCAGATTGGTTGTCTTCGATCTTGATTACACTCTTTGGCCTTTCTATTG CGAATGTCGCTCCAAACGTGACATGCCATCATTGTATCACGATGGAAGAGGCATACTGTATGCATTGAAGGAAAAAGGGATCGATCTTGCCATTGCTTCCAGGTCACCAACTGCAGATATAGCAGAGACATTTCTTGACAAATTGAGCATCAAGTCAATGTTTGTAGCTAAG GAGATCTTTTCAAGTTGGACACACAAGACCGATCATTTCCGGAAAATTCAGTCAAGGACTGGGGTCCCCTTTAATTCAATGCTGTTCTTTGATGATGAGAACAGGAACATCCAAGCG GTTTCAAAGATGGGTGTAACGAGCATTTTGGTAAACGAAGGAGTACATATTGGAGCGTTGAGGCAAGGTCTTACAAAATACTCTGAAAATGTGAACATATCTGAAAAGAACAAGCAGAAATGGCGCACAAAGTTCtcccaaaattcaaattcatcAAAGAAGAATGAGAGTGAAGATAAATGA
- the LOC112169160 gene encoding probable ubiquitin-like-specific protease 2B isoform X2 — translation MTQRFESPSKRFSVFDFDEDDVVEVESAKSNAKFRKPRASIPSNKNKKKKKNKSPITKYTFLQCFSKGAKTPLKEISNVTIETKQVHKIPDDEERIHIMCSSTTLISSPSKNEATLEEQASEPGSCGYDNVETALSNLRLESKNSRRAGKRNKKSGLKQLRCAVYDPHWSKRQEENKSLDSRYGDTWNFNFDSDKPFEDVIYPKGDPDAVTISKRDLELLEPETFINDTIIDFYILYLKSNIQPEEKHRFHFFNSFFFRKLADLEKDPSSSCERKAAFQRVRKWTRKVNLFEKDYIFIPVNHRLHWSLIVICHPGEVANCEGEGIESLPRVPCILHMDSIKGSHRDLKNLVQRYLCEEWKERHGDTAEGDSLRFLQLRFLELELPQQENLSDCGLFLLHYVERFLAEAPVNFSPFKITELSNFLKKKWFPPAEASLKRHQIKKLLYDILDQSRETLIADCINLDESPQVLKNTDNEEPGIKHFYKMSNSTQKIHGNCYSSEAHGIRITSPGAYSSPSHVCCSRERGRVADKNYLPLIANNMTSFMSPIQEVGDAEEMTDSPVDIEACPKDTALPSDIPPRDTSQNHGFSKNIGDNADVNSISDTSGSGSEIFSVVGIDEDDSLVEAEAFNCPRKTEKSESSSSGDLTACVVQDSEEESDMHGTEVICISSSRANQQFFHQQADSTGNNNHKEINMLSSSEDQASDSDERQTPKRPRLTHPVGRRRHTRSLMRALHL, via the exons ATGACTCAGCGGTTCGAGTCTCCAAGCAAGCGGTTCTCGGTGTTCGACTTCGACGAAGACGACGTCGTCGAGGTTGAGTCCGCCAAATCGAATGCCAAATTTCGAAAGCCCAGGGCTTCCATTCCTTccaacaagaacaagaagaagaagaagaacaagagccCCATTACCAAGTACACGTTTCTCCAATGCT TTTCTAAAGGAGCAAAGACTCCACTCAAGGAAATTAGCAATGTCACAATAGAG ACTAAGCAAGTACATAAAATTCCAGATGATGAGGAAAGGATTCACATCATGTGCTCTTCGACAACTTTGATATCCAGTCCTTCAAAGAATGAAg CTACGTTAGAAGAACAAGCATCAGAGCCAGGTTCTTGCGGATATGACAAT GTTGAAACTGCTTTAAGTAATCTTCGTCTTGAATCAAAGAATTCTAGAAGAGCtggaaagagaaacaaaaaatcag GTTTGAAACAGTTGAGGTGTGCAGTTTATGACCCTCATTGGTCCAAAAGACAGGAAGAAAATAAATCATTAGATAGCAGATACGGTGATACATGGAACTTTAATTTTGA TTCTGATAAGCCTTTTGAAGATGTTATCTATCCAAAAGGGGATCCTGATGCAGTTACTATAAGTAAGAGAGATCTTGAACTTCTTGAGCCAGAGACATTCATTAATGACACCATAATTGACTTCTATATTCT ATACTTGAAAAGCAACATTCAACCTGAGGAAAAACATAGGTTTCACTTCTTCAATAGTTTCTTCTTTCGGAAACTTGCTGATCTGGAGAAAGACCCATCAAGTTCCTGTGAACGCAAGGCAGCTTTTCAGCGTGTTCGGAAATGGACTAGGAAAGTGAATCTGTTTGAAAAGGATTACATCTTCATTCCTGTAAACCACAG GCTCCACTGGAGTTTGATTGTCATTTGTCATCCCGGTGAAGTGGCTAATTGTGAAG GCGAGGGAATTGAAAGCTTACCCAGGGTGCCATGCATCTTGCATATGGATTCAATTAAAGGAAGCCACAGAGACCTGAAAAATCTTGTTCAAAG ATACCTATGTGAAGAGTGGAAAGAGAGGCATGGTGACACAGCAGAAGGTGATTCTTTGAGATTTTTACAATTGAGATTTCTTGAACTGGAG CTACCACAGCAGGAAAATTTATCTGATTGTGGACTCTTTTTGCTTCATTATGTGGAGCGTTTTCTGGCAGAAGCTCCTGTTAACTTTAGCCCTTTTAAGATCACAGAGCTCTCCAACTTT CTAAAGAAAAAGTGGTTCCCTCCAGCTGAGGCTTCTCTTAAACGCCATCAGATTAAGAAGTTGCTATACGATATCCTCGATCAATCTCGGGAAACTCTTATAGCTGATTGTATTAATTTAGATGAATCCCCTCAAGTACTCAAAAATACAGACAATGAAGAACCTGGCATAAAGCATTTTTACAAAATGTCCAATTCAACACAAAAAATTCATGGGAATTGTTATAGTTCTGAAGCACATGGGATCAGAATTACATCACCAGGAGCTTATTCTTCTCCTAGTCATGTATGCTGCTCTAGAGAAAGGGGACGTGTTGCTGATAAGAATTATCTGCCGTTGATTGCCAATAATATGACGAGTTTTATGTCACCAATACAG GAAGTTGGAGATGCTGAGGAAATGACTGATTCGCCGGTCGACATTGAAGCTTGTCCGAAAGACACTGCATTACCTTCTGATATACCACCCAGGGATACATCTCAGAACCATGGGTTCTCAAAGAACATTGGAGATAATGCTGATGTGAACTCAATTTCTGATACATCTGGTAGTGGATCAGAGATTTTTTCAGTGGTAGGGATAGATGAAGATGACTCACTTGTGGAAGCTGAGGCGTTTAACTGTCCAAGGAAAACAGAGAAATCTGAATCGTCTTCAAGTGGGGATCTCACTGCTTGTGTTGTGCAGGATTCTGAAGAGGAAAGTGACATGCATGGCACTGAGGTTATATGTATCTCATCCTCTCGAGCAAACCAACAATTCTTCCATCAACAAGCAGACTCTACTGGAAACAATAATCATAAAGAGATTAATATGCTATCGAGTAGTGAGGATCAAGCATCCGACTCAGATGAGCGGCAGACTCCAAAAAGACCAAGGCTCACACATCCTGTAGGTCGAAGAAGGCATACAAGAAGCCTCATGAGAGCGTTGCATTTGTGA
- the LOC112169160 gene encoding probable ubiquitin-like-specific protease 2B isoform X1, with the protein MTQRFESPSKRFSVFDFDEDDVVEVESAKSNAKFRKPRASIPSNKNKKKKKNKSPITKYTFLQCFSKGAKTPLKEISNVTIEVDALGSSNHQTKQVHKIPDDEERIHIMCSSTTLISSPSKNEATLEEQASEPGSCGYDNVETALSNLRLESKNSRRAGKRNKKSGLKQLRCAVYDPHWSKRQEENKSLDSRYGDTWNFNFDSDKPFEDVIYPKGDPDAVTISKRDLELLEPETFINDTIIDFYILYLKSNIQPEEKHRFHFFNSFFFRKLADLEKDPSSSCERKAAFQRVRKWTRKVNLFEKDYIFIPVNHRLHWSLIVICHPGEVANCEGEGIESLPRVPCILHMDSIKGSHRDLKNLVQRYLCEEWKERHGDTAEGDSLRFLQLRFLELELPQQENLSDCGLFLLHYVERFLAEAPVNFSPFKITELSNFLKKKWFPPAEASLKRHQIKKLLYDILDQSRETLIADCINLDESPQVLKNTDNEEPGIKHFYKMSNSTQKIHGNCYSSEAHGIRITSPGAYSSPSHVCCSRERGRVADKNYLPLIANNMTSFMSPIQEVGDAEEMTDSPVDIEACPKDTALPSDIPPRDTSQNHGFSKNIGDNADVNSISDTSGSGSEIFSVVGIDEDDSLVEAEAFNCPRKTEKSESSSSGDLTACVVQDSEEESDMHGTEVICISSSRANQQFFHQQADSTGNNNHKEINMLSSSEDQASDSDERQTPKRPRLTHPVGRRRHTRSLMRALHL; encoded by the exons ATGACTCAGCGGTTCGAGTCTCCAAGCAAGCGGTTCTCGGTGTTCGACTTCGACGAAGACGACGTCGTCGAGGTTGAGTCCGCCAAATCGAATGCCAAATTTCGAAAGCCCAGGGCTTCCATTCCTTccaacaagaacaagaagaagaagaagaacaagagccCCATTACCAAGTACACGTTTCTCCAATGCT TTTCTAAAGGAGCAAAGACTCCACTCAAGGAAATTAGCAATGTCACAATAGAGGTCGATGCTTTGGGCTCTTCAAATCATCAA ACTAAGCAAGTACATAAAATTCCAGATGATGAGGAAAGGATTCACATCATGTGCTCTTCGACAACTTTGATATCCAGTCCTTCAAAGAATGAAg CTACGTTAGAAGAACAAGCATCAGAGCCAGGTTCTTGCGGATATGACAAT GTTGAAACTGCTTTAAGTAATCTTCGTCTTGAATCAAAGAATTCTAGAAGAGCtggaaagagaaacaaaaaatcag GTTTGAAACAGTTGAGGTGTGCAGTTTATGACCCTCATTGGTCCAAAAGACAGGAAGAAAATAAATCATTAGATAGCAGATACGGTGATACATGGAACTTTAATTTTGA TTCTGATAAGCCTTTTGAAGATGTTATCTATCCAAAAGGGGATCCTGATGCAGTTACTATAAGTAAGAGAGATCTTGAACTTCTTGAGCCAGAGACATTCATTAATGACACCATAATTGACTTCTATATTCT ATACTTGAAAAGCAACATTCAACCTGAGGAAAAACATAGGTTTCACTTCTTCAATAGTTTCTTCTTTCGGAAACTTGCTGATCTGGAGAAAGACCCATCAAGTTCCTGTGAACGCAAGGCAGCTTTTCAGCGTGTTCGGAAATGGACTAGGAAAGTGAATCTGTTTGAAAAGGATTACATCTTCATTCCTGTAAACCACAG GCTCCACTGGAGTTTGATTGTCATTTGTCATCCCGGTGAAGTGGCTAATTGTGAAG GCGAGGGAATTGAAAGCTTACCCAGGGTGCCATGCATCTTGCATATGGATTCAATTAAAGGAAGCCACAGAGACCTGAAAAATCTTGTTCAAAG ATACCTATGTGAAGAGTGGAAAGAGAGGCATGGTGACACAGCAGAAGGTGATTCTTTGAGATTTTTACAATTGAGATTTCTTGAACTGGAG CTACCACAGCAGGAAAATTTATCTGATTGTGGACTCTTTTTGCTTCATTATGTGGAGCGTTTTCTGGCAGAAGCTCCTGTTAACTTTAGCCCTTTTAAGATCACAGAGCTCTCCAACTTT CTAAAGAAAAAGTGGTTCCCTCCAGCTGAGGCTTCTCTTAAACGCCATCAGATTAAGAAGTTGCTATACGATATCCTCGATCAATCTCGGGAAACTCTTATAGCTGATTGTATTAATTTAGATGAATCCCCTCAAGTACTCAAAAATACAGACAATGAAGAACCTGGCATAAAGCATTTTTACAAAATGTCCAATTCAACACAAAAAATTCATGGGAATTGTTATAGTTCTGAAGCACATGGGATCAGAATTACATCACCAGGAGCTTATTCTTCTCCTAGTCATGTATGCTGCTCTAGAGAAAGGGGACGTGTTGCTGATAAGAATTATCTGCCGTTGATTGCCAATAATATGACGAGTTTTATGTCACCAATACAG GAAGTTGGAGATGCTGAGGAAATGACTGATTCGCCGGTCGACATTGAAGCTTGTCCGAAAGACACTGCATTACCTTCTGATATACCACCCAGGGATACATCTCAGAACCATGGGTTCTCAAAGAACATTGGAGATAATGCTGATGTGAACTCAATTTCTGATACATCTGGTAGTGGATCAGAGATTTTTTCAGTGGTAGGGATAGATGAAGATGACTCACTTGTGGAAGCTGAGGCGTTTAACTGTCCAAGGAAAACAGAGAAATCTGAATCGTCTTCAAGTGGGGATCTCACTGCTTGTGTTGTGCAGGATTCTGAAGAGGAAAGTGACATGCATGGCACTGAGGTTATATGTATCTCATCCTCTCGAGCAAACCAACAATTCTTCCATCAACAAGCAGACTCTACTGGAAACAATAATCATAAAGAGATTAATATGCTATCGAGTAGTGAGGATCAAGCATCCGACTCAGATGAGCGGCAGACTCCAAAAAGACCAAGGCTCACACATCCTGTAGGTCGAAGAAGGCATACAAGAAGCCTCATGAGAGCGTTGCATTTGTGA
- the LOC112169663 gene encoding uncharacterized protein At4g38062 isoform X2, giving the protein MENVYKELDNVKAEMERLKAELRVEKGISDTLKKSHSEQLIKFQQAKREVEKQAQELNVKLDEISQLRADCELKLKKLEGENKELAFAFDEVSEKNKQLEQNACASSREIEGLKRRLLTTESKCYEAEQKAQAAKDLRQRDDIIMNLEEENRNAQDQLKWKKEQFKHLEEAHRRLQDQFKLNKDEWERGKSALIEEISLLQTSLDSKTRILTDIQKRLQMCNQALAREESMRKFLEVEISEFKSRYEDVFAQCQQERSKFESLTVQRDEEIAKLRNSIGTRDTSTKEMEFRIAHLEQENQELRESLKELQESQIRNAGATSLTKLRNKIRGLEQAHSNCSRNLKAKESEWSYQIEKMNGVLNGYNSELKGKEKQIQETELELESCQSMIEVLSEEISIILTIFKSEFLEAFSKNSDPKAEVELCGEMDNKISVFTAQLEMKDCDFRKVLLDLEQEHEQVEILMKRVRSLELTEQRQNNKEEELKQHKNMLEELSVHQLYLKGQFLLMEGEKQDISETLEKVNLELAEKICEISRLEDELKSWKSSAESLKICCEENQEKCRQIEDSIPVQTKNEEILKNERESLISIIKEKNNTLEVLQQQIVLLAAKNEEVEACTQDKENLIQNAKDKDSCIENLHKDISQLEQECIRREMEATILARFEAEKCVGRDKERLFKVISEKDQNIQSLEVYAVSLEQDLTTVLTSSFAEVVENLVTIDVLTEALKKAKHMSELQIEHRNKRIVDLEKEVTGSRQRLIHQEEALFHLKQQVEELEALLEAKKLETNKLMVEQRISEGIVKQLEYEKAILLQDTTKLSKERENIFVHLEEFCDRIGELTYEDTRMMDVLEAMLQGFKEEVGPPVGLTVDNLLYDSTQENESTTISASARKIEASAGRLPLKEMNLR; this is encoded by the exons ATGGAGAATGTTTATAAAGAATTAGACAATGTCAAAGCAGAGATGGAGAGGCTCAAGGCTGAGCTTCGGGTTGAGAAGGGAATTTCTGACACTTTGAAGAAATCTCACAGTGAGCagctgatcaagttccaacaaGCTAAGCGGGAGGTTGAGAAACAAGCTCAAGAGCTAAATGTCAAGCTTGATGAAATTTCTCAA CTCCGAGCTGATTGTGAGCTGAAGCTGAAAAAACTGgaaggagagaataaagaatTGGCATTTGCGTTTGATGAAGTTtcagaaaaaaacaaacaactGGAGCAGAATGCTTGTGCCAGTAGTCGGGAGATTGAGGGCCTTAAGAGACGCTTATTGACTACAGAAAGCAAGTGTTACGAGGCAGAGCAAAAGGCCCAAGCAGCCAAAGATCTGAGGCAGAGAGATGATATAATAATGAACTTAGAGGAGGAGAATAGAAATGCTCAAGATcaattgaaatggaagaaagaGCAGTTTAAACATCTTGAAGAAGCACATAGAAGGCTACAAGATCAGTTTAAGTTGAATAAAGATGAGTGGGAGAGGGGCAAATCAGCCCTGATTGAAGAGATCTCTTTGTTGCAGACAAGCTTGGATTCCAAAACTAGAATTCTTACAGATATCCAAAAACGTTTACAGATGTGCAACCAAGCTTTAGCTCGTGAAGAAAGTATGAGGAAGTTTTTGGAGGTTGAAATATCCGAATTCAAATCACGTTATGAGGATGTCTTTGCTCAGTGCCAACAAGAAAGGTCAAAGTTTGAAAGCTTAACTGTTCAAAGGGATGAAGAGATTGCGAAGCTAAGAAACTCAATTGGAACAAGAGATACATCAACAAAAGAAATGGAATTCAGAATTGCTCACCTTGAGCAAGAGAATCAGGAATTAAGAGAATCTCTTAAAGAGCTGCAGGAATCTCAGATCAGAAATGCTGGGGCCACTTCACTCACAAAGCTTCGGAACAAGATTAGGGGTTTGGAGCAGGCACACAGTAACTGTTCCAGAAATTTAAAAGCAAAAGAATCTGAATGGAGTTACCAAATAGAGAAGATGAACGGAGTTTTAAATGGGTATAACTCTGAGTTGAAGGGTAAGGAGAAACAAATACAGGAAACTGAGTTGGAGCTAGAGAGCTGCCAGTCTATGATCGAGGTTTTAAGTGAAGAGATTTCAATAATACTCACAATCTTCAAATCGGAATTTTTGGAGGCGTTCTCCAAAAATTCTGATCCAAAAGCCGAAGTGGAGTTGTGTGGTGAAATGGATAACAAGATCTCTGTATTTACTGCACAGTTGGAGATGAAGGACTGTGATTTTAGAAAAGTTCTTCTTGATCTTGAACAAGAACATGAGCAAGTAGAAATATTGATGAAGAGGGTAAGGTCCTTGGAACTTACTGAACAGAGGCAGAATAACAAGGAGGAAGAGctaaaacaacacaaaaatatGCTCGAGGAGTTGTCTGTTCATCAACTTTACCTGAAAGGCCAATTTTTGCTGATGGAAGGTGAGAAACAAGATATTTCTGAGACTTTAGAAAAGGTGAATCTTGAGTTGGCTGAGAAAATTTGTGAAATAAGTCGATTAGAAGACGAATTAAAGAGTTGGAAGTCAAGTGCTGAAAGCTTGAAAATTTGCTgtgaagaaaatcaagaaaaatgtcGACAAATAGAGGATTCAATCCCTGTACaaacaaagaatgaagaaaTCCTTAAGAATGAAAGAGAAAGCCTCATCTCCATTATCAAAGAGAAAAACAATACACTTGAAGTTCTGCAGCAGCAGATAGTCCTATTAGCAGCAAAGAATGAGGAAGTGGAAGCCTGCACACAAGACAAAGAGAACCTTATCCAAAATGCAAAGGACAAGGACAGCTGCATAGAAAATCTCCACAAAGATATCTCACAGCTGGAACAAGAGTGCATAAGAAGAGAAATGGAAGCGACAATTCTAGCAAGGTTTGAGGCAGAGAAATGTGTTGGACGAGATAAAGAGAGGCTTTTCAAGGTTATCAGTGAGAAAGATCAGAACATACAAAGTCTTGAGGTATATGCAGTATCATTAGAGCAAGACTTGACTACTGTTTTAACTTCCTCCTTTGCTGAAGTTGTAGAAAATCTAGTTACAATTGATGTGCTTACTGAAGCTTTGAAGAAGGCCAAGCATATGTCAGAGCTACAGATTGAACATAGGAACAAAAGAATTGTTGATTTGGAGAAAGAAGTAACTGGTTCACGCCAAAGATTGATACATCAGGAGGAAGCCTTGTTCCATCTTAAACAACAGGTGGAGGAACTTGAAGCATTATTGGAAGCCAAGAAACTGGAAACCAATAAGTTGATGGTTGAACAGAGGATTTCGGAAGGCATAGTCAAGCAGCTTGAATATGAAAAAGCTATCCTCCTTCAAGACACCACAAAGCTatcaaaagaaagagagaatatTTTTGTTCATCTTGAAGAATTTTGTGATCGTATCGGTGAGCTCACTTATGAGGATACAAGGATGATGGATGTTTTAGAAGCAATGCTGCAAGGATTTAAGGAAGAGGTTGGACCACCAGTAGGTTTAACAGTCGATAATTTGCTCTATGATTCTACCCAAGAGAATGAAAGCACTACAATTTCTGCGTCAGCAAGAAAAATTGAAGCTAGTGCTGGAAGATTACCACTGAAAGAGATGAATCTTCGGTAG